A window from Nocardioides mesophilus encodes these proteins:
- the thrS gene encoding threonine--tRNA ligase, giving the protein MSETRVVVVGAEQQDERTVIAGTKAWELFSDDPSVIVARVGGQLRDLSYELADGDVVEGVASDSPDGLAVLRHSTAHVLAQAVQELFPEAKLGIGPPIENGFYYDFDVETPFVPEDLEKIESRMRKIVKEGQKFARRPVSDEDARTELAGEPYKLELIALKGASDGEAAEGADVEVGAGELTIYDNLRRGGELAWKDLCRGPHLPTTKRIPAFKLMRSAAAYWRGDEKNKQLQRIYGTAWESKEALEAYLHRLEEAERRDHRKLGRELDLFSFPDELGSGLPVFHPKGGVVKREMEDYVRARHIEEGFQYVGTPHISKQGLFETSGHLPYYADTMFPPMELEGSSYYLKAMNCPMHNLIFRSRGRSYRELPLRFFEFGSVYRYEKSGVVHGLTRVRGMTQDDSHSYVTPEQAPAEIKHLLSFVLGLLKDFGLDDFYLELSTRDPQSDKFIGSDEQWAEATRILEEAATETGLELVPDPGGAAFYGPKISVQTRDAIGRTWQMSTIQYDFNQPAGFGLEYQAADGTRQQPVMIHSAKFGSIERFLGVLVEHYAGAFPPWLAPVQVVAIPIAERHNDYLQKVAAELRAQGIRVEVDESDDRMQKKIRNAQLQKVPFMVIAGDRDVEENAVSFRYRSGEQDNGVSVSDAIARVVDAVQRRVQV; this is encoded by the coding sequence GTGTCCGAGACCAGGGTCGTCGTCGTCGGCGCCGAGCAGCAGGACGAACGGACCGTGATCGCGGGCACCAAGGCGTGGGAGCTCTTCAGCGACGATCCCTCGGTGATCGTGGCGCGCGTCGGCGGTCAGCTCCGTGACCTCTCCTACGAGCTCGCGGACGGCGACGTCGTCGAAGGTGTCGCCAGCGACTCGCCGGACGGTCTCGCGGTCCTGCGGCACTCGACAGCCCACGTGCTGGCCCAGGCCGTCCAGGAACTCTTCCCCGAGGCGAAGCTCGGCATCGGCCCGCCGATCGAGAACGGCTTCTACTACGACTTCGACGTCGAGACCCCGTTCGTGCCCGAGGACCTCGAGAAGATCGAGTCGCGGATGCGCAAGATCGTCAAGGAGGGCCAGAAGTTCGCCCGCCGGCCGGTCTCCGACGAGGACGCGCGCACCGAGCTCGCCGGCGAGCCCTACAAGCTCGAGCTGATCGCGCTCAAGGGGGCCTCGGACGGTGAGGCCGCCGAAGGAGCCGACGTCGAGGTGGGCGCCGGGGAGCTGACCATCTACGACAACCTGCGACGCGGCGGAGAGCTCGCCTGGAAGGACCTGTGCCGCGGTCCGCACCTGCCCACCACCAAGCGCATCCCGGCCTTCAAGCTGATGCGATCGGCGGCGGCGTACTGGCGCGGCGACGAGAAGAACAAGCAGCTGCAGCGGATCTACGGGACCGCCTGGGAGTCCAAGGAAGCGCTGGAGGCCTATCTGCACCGTCTCGAGGAGGCGGAGCGCCGCGACCACCGCAAGCTCGGGCGCGAGCTGGACCTGTTCAGCTTCCCCGACGAGCTCGGCTCCGGACTGCCGGTCTTCCACCCCAAGGGCGGGGTGGTCAAGCGGGAGATGGAGGACTACGTCCGCGCCCGCCACATCGAGGAGGGCTTCCAGTACGTCGGCACCCCGCACATCTCCAAGCAGGGGCTGTTCGAGACCTCCGGGCACCTGCCCTACTACGCCGACACCATGTTCCCGCCGATGGAGCTGGAGGGCAGCAGCTACTACCTCAAGGCGATGAACTGCCCGATGCACAACCTGATCTTCAGGTCGCGCGGGCGCTCCTACCGCGAGCTGCCGCTGCGGTTCTTCGAGTTCGGCTCGGTCTACCGCTACGAGAAGTCCGGGGTGGTCCACGGGCTGACCCGGGTCCGGGGGATGACCCAGGACGACTCGCACTCCTACGTCACGCCGGAGCAGGCACCCGCCGAGATCAAGCACCTGCTGTCGTTCGTGCTCGGCCTGCTCAAGGACTTCGGGCTCGACGACTTCTACCTCGAGCTCTCCACCCGCGACCCGCAGTCGGACAAGTTCATCGGCAGCGACGAGCAGTGGGCCGAGGCCACCCGGATCCTCGAGGAGGCGGCCACGGAGACCGGGCTGGAGCTGGTGCCCGACCCGGGCGGCGCCGCCTTCTACGGCCCGAAGATCTCGGTGCAGACCCGGGATGCCATCGGCCGCACCTGGCAGATGTCGACGATCCAGTACGACTTCAACCAGCCGGCCGGCTTCGGGCTGGAGTACCAGGCCGCCGACGGCACGCGTCAGCAGCCGGTGATGATCCACTCCGCCAAGTTCGGCTCGATCGAGCGGTTCCTCGGCGTGCTCGTGGAGCACTACGCCGGCGCGTTCCCGCCCTGGCTGGCTCCGGTGCAGGTGGTCGCCATCCCGATCGCGGAGCGGCACAACGACTACCTGCAGAAGGTGGCCGCGGAGCTGCGCGCCCAGGGGATCCGCGTCGAGGTCGACGAGTCCGACGACCGGATGCAGAAGAAGATCCGCAACGCGCAGCTGCAGAAGGTGCCGTTCATGGTCATCGCGGGCGACCGCGACGTCGAGGAGAACGCGGTCTCCTTCCGCTACCGCTCCGGCGAGCAGGACAACGGGGTGTCGGTCTCCGACGCGATCGCCCGGGTGGTGGACGCGGTCCAGCGGCGGGTCCAGGTATGA
- a CDS encoding HIT family protein, whose translation MTDPDDTGPDAWVQDGVGEPDELERLWTPHRMEYIKGVNKPTHGEAGEDCPFCRIPTLPDEEGLVVHRGETSYAVLNLYPYSPGHLLVCPYRHVADYTDLTREETVEVAELTQTAMRVVRQVSGAHGFNIGMNQGSVAGAGIAAHLHQHVVPRWGGDQNFMPIIGRTRAMPQLMSDTRKLLSDAWPE comes from the coding sequence ATGACCGATCCCGACGACACCGGCCCGGACGCTTGGGTGCAGGACGGGGTGGGGGAGCCCGACGAGCTCGAGCGCCTGTGGACGCCGCACCGGATGGAGTACATCAAGGGCGTCAACAAGCCCACGCACGGCGAGGCGGGGGAGGACTGCCCGTTCTGCCGGATCCCCACGCTGCCGGACGAGGAGGGCCTGGTCGTGCACCGCGGCGAGACGTCGTACGCCGTGCTCAACCTCTACCCCTACAGCCCCGGGCACCTGCTGGTGTGCCCTTACCGGCACGTCGCCGACTACACCGACCTCACCCGCGAGGAGACCGTCGAGGTCGCCGAGCTGACCCAGACGGCGATGCGGGTGGTGCGCCAGGTCTCCGGGGCGCACGGGTTCAACATCGGCATGAACCAGGGCTCGGTCGCGGGCGCCGGGATCGCCGCGCACCTGCACCAGCACGTGGTGCCGAGGTGGGGCGGCGACCAGAACTTCATGCCGATCATCGGCCGCACCCGCGCGATGCCGCAGCTGATGAGCGACACCCGCAAGCTGTTGTCCGACGCGTGGCCGGAGTGA
- the pgsA gene encoding phosphatidylinositol phosphate synthase, with amino-acid sequence MLNRFRDFWTKVFSPLARLLLRLGVSPDAVTVVGTLGVAAGALWFFPRGQLLGGVLFITVFVFSDLLDGHMARLSGTSSKWGAFLDSTLDRLGDAAIFAGLVLYYMGPGESDTFAVLALYCLVMGSVTSYARARAESLGMQAKGGIAERADRLVAILAMTGLSDIFDLPVLIPITLWLLAAASTVTVVQRILLVRRQATAAL; translated from the coding sequence ATGCTGAACCGATTCCGTGACTTCTGGACCAAGGTCTTCTCGCCGCTCGCCCGGCTGCTCCTGCGTCTGGGGGTCAGCCCGGACGCGGTGACGGTGGTCGGCACCCTCGGGGTGGCGGCCGGCGCGCTCTGGTTCTTCCCGCGCGGGCAGCTGCTGGGCGGCGTGCTGTTCATCACCGTCTTCGTCTTCAGCGACCTGCTGGACGGCCACATGGCGCGGCTCTCGGGTACCTCCTCGAAGTGGGGGGCGTTCCTCGACTCCACCCTGGACCGGCTCGGCGACGCCGCCATCTTCGCCGGTCTCGTCCTCTACTACATGGGGCCCGGGGAGTCGGACACGTTCGCCGTGCTCGCGCTCTACTGCCTGGTGATGGGCTCGGTGACCTCCTACGCCCGGGCCCGCGCGGAGTCGCTGGGGATGCAGGCCAAGGGCGGCATCGCCGAGCGGGCGGACCGGCTGGTGGCGATCCTGGCCATGACCGGCCTCTCCGACATCTTCGACCTCCCGGTGCTGATCCCGATCACGTTGTGGCTGCTCGCGGCGGCCTCCACGGTCACGGTCGTCCAGCGGATCCTGCTGGTCCGTCGTCAGGCGACCGCGGCCCTCTGA
- a CDS encoding phosphatidylinositol mannoside acyltransferase — translation MTGRQGGLARARAAVVDQGAATGYVAGWRLVRRLPEPVARKVFARIGEQIHRRDGSGVRRLRENLRLVCPELDPEALEALTREGVGSYLRYWCEAFRLPTWTPQELVRRTVVVDEHHLRAPQQAGQGVVVALPHMANWDWAGAWACGTGMPLTTVAERLKPERLYDEFVAYRASLGMEILSLTGEQPVFGPLVSRLRAGRLVCLLSDRDLSRTGVEVDLCGAPARMPRGPAMLARATGAPLVPATLAYRGECLQITFHEPVPHRSGPDGVAHMMQGVADAFSAGIHADPQDWHMMQRVFVEHLSPQERR, via the coding sequence ATGACAGGGCGGCAAGGGGGGCTGGCCCGGGCGCGCGCTGCCGTCGTCGACCAGGGAGCGGCCACCGGCTACGTCGCCGGCTGGCGCCTGGTGCGCCGGCTGCCGGAGCCGGTCGCCCGCAAGGTGTTCGCCCGGATCGGCGAGCAGATCCACCGTCGCGACGGCTCCGGCGTACGGCGGCTGCGGGAGAACCTGCGCCTGGTGTGCCCCGAGCTGGACCCCGAGGCGCTGGAGGCCCTGACCCGGGAGGGCGTCGGCTCCTACCTGCGCTACTGGTGCGAGGCCTTCCGGCTGCCCACCTGGACGCCGCAGGAGCTGGTGCGGCGGACCGTCGTCGTCGACGAGCACCACCTGCGGGCGCCGCAACAGGCCGGCCAGGGCGTGGTCGTGGCGCTGCCGCACATGGCCAACTGGGACTGGGCCGGGGCCTGGGCGTGCGGCACCGGCATGCCGCTGACCACGGTGGCCGAACGGCTGAAGCCGGAGCGGCTCTACGACGAGTTCGTCGCCTACCGGGCCTCGCTGGGCATGGAGATCCTGTCGCTGACCGGTGAGCAGCCGGTGTTCGGCCCGCTGGTCAGCCGGCTCCGGGCCGGCCGGCTGGTCTGCCTGCTCTCGGACCGCGACCTGTCCCGCACCGGGGTCGAGGTCGACCTGTGCGGAGCGCCGGCCCGGATGCCGCGCGGCCCGGCGATGCTGGCCCGCGCCACCGGCGCGCCGCTGGTGCCGGCGACCCTGGCCTACCGGGGGGAGTGCCTGCAGATCACCTTCCACGAGCCGGTCCCGCACCGTAGCGGTCCCGACGGCGTCGCGCACATGATGCAAGGAGTGGCCGACGCCTTCAGCGCCGGGATCCACGCTGATCCGCAGGACTGGCACATGATGCAGCGCGTCTTCGTCGAGCATCTCTCGCCGCAGGAGCGACGGTGA